The nucleotide window CAGAACGCCCTCATTCATCTCTACTTCTGCTGCGGCGACCCAGTGAGCGGGCGgaaggtgttcgacgaaatgccaGTTAAAAGCGTCGTGTCGTGGACCGCTCTGCTTTCCGGACTCGTGGCGTGCGGCGAGGTAGAGGCCGCTAGAACCGTCTTCGACAACATGCCGATCCGAAACGTGGTGACTTGGACGGCCATGATCGACGGGTACGCGAGGAATGGGCGCCCAGATGAGGCGTTCAGGCTGTTCCGGAGGATGCAGGACGACGACGTGATGCCGAACGAATTCACGGTGGTGGCGCTGTTGATCGCGTGCGCAGAGCTTGGGAGCCTGAGTGTGGGCCGTTGGGTGCATGAGTTTGCCCAAAGGAATGGCGGACTCGACAAGGGCGTCTACGTGGGCACTGCGCTCATAGATATGTACAGCAAATGTGGAAGCTTGGAGGACGCGGTGAGAGTGTTTGATCATATGCCAGTCAAGAGCGTGGCAACTTGGAACTCCATGATCACCAGCTTCGGCGTTCATGGGCGGGGAAAGGAAGCGGTGGCTCTTTTCATGGAAATGGAGAAGGCAAAGGTGCTGCCGGATGGAATCACCTTTGTGGGCGTCTTGAGCGCCTGTGTGAGGGAGTGCATGGTGGAGGAGGCCTGCAGGTTCTTTGGGTCCATGGTCGAACGATATGGCATCGGCCCATGTCGCGAGCATTACGACTGCCTCGTGGAGCTCTTGAATCGTGCTGATGACTCAGATGAAGCAACCAAAATGGTTGATAATTCGCTACTAAAGCTTGGCGTTGCTGCAAGACAAATGCTGAAGAAATTGTGCCAAACAAATGCCGACATGAGGCTCCAAAAAGTTGTTCATCCTCATGGATTCGAAAACCTTCAAAAGCCTTGAGCGTGAAGTAGAATAGTTTCAGCCTGGAAAACAAAGATGAGTGCTGCCAAGACATGGCCGACAAGTTTATGCTGAGCATTGCAACTCTATTGCAGTGCTGGATCCTGGATTCCAGTCTCTGTAAACCATATAGTTCTGTCTACAGCTTCAGGTTCAGAAGAAGAAGCTGGCTGTCTAAGATAAATGATATGCGTGTTAAGCAAAACAGCAGAAAATGAACATTCATTCAAACGGGAgtatctatttctctctcctgagCCTTGAGAGAGAAGCACTAGCGATcagttcctctccctctccttTTCTTGGAAGTTCCGCTTCCTCCTCCCCTGGTACTACCTGACACAGTTCCCTCTTGTTCATGGCAGCTGTACAGCTATTCCCCCTGAAGCCCTCTTCGCTCTTATCTCGGATGAGTCTCGCCTCTACATGGCTTCAACCTCCCCCATCTTCTTGGGCAAATCTATTAACAAAAAAGCTAAAGGTGTCGCGGATGGGCAGATCGATCCCGTTCTTTAAAGTCAGCTCTTTCAGATTCAATGCAAGTCCAACCTCAAGTTGGATCTATACGTCAATGAGTTTTCTATGGCCTACGAAGGCTGACAAACTAATctatctgacaaatttttgagtaaAATTCCTTCACTTGACCTTATGAAGTCTCTGTTTCCAAAGATTTGAAATTGGATCTGATATCATGGATATgactagagattttttttttcttctgatttcACTTGTGGTAGAAATGAATCACGTCTTCTTCGGAGGATtctagtttttcaaaaatcaatccCTTATCCTCATCctctaaaaatcatatttttagtTTTTATTGAAAAAAAGAGAACCCATTCCCATCTTGTTACAACTTCTAGGCCCTCTTATGCAATTACTTCTAACCCTAATTCCTCTCACAAATCATAGTTTGTTAAAGTCAACCAAGCCACTTTGTATTGTGCCCATGGCAAATTTACTTGGATTTGTATTCTCCTTAATCAGTCCCAGGAAATTTAGATTCAagttgataatataattttttcaaaCCATGATTTTTGAAAACCTCCCTAACATCTATCTTAGATATGGAAAAGTTGATCATAAGGCTTCCTCCCGAGTTCTCCCTTTAACCCATCCTATCTTCGATTTCAGCCTTCACACCTCAGGCTGATCCTAAGGTTTCCTCCTGAGTTATGAGGGGGACGATGAACTATTGTATGAGCTTTGGGTTCGAGTTTAGAGAAGAGCTAGATCCAAACCCTCTCTAAACTAGTTTGACAAGGGAAGAAACTAGCCTATGAACCTATCAACTCGATAGCTAGCTTCGACCTAATTCTTCTCTTCACTTTAGCATCTTCAATATTCATTTTGGAGCCATTGCTTGCTCTCAAGATGAATCAAAATCGTAAACCCACTATTAATGTCTATCATCCCCTGAAGTAAACATTAAATGCTCCTTTTTATCCCGTTGAGTCATCCGATCGCTCTATTTTATTAAAGTTACCCTTTACACCAttagtgaagcaaatctttgaagGAGAAGTTGGCATCTCATTTTCATCATCTCCCACTAAGTCGAGGCATACCTCTCGCATTTGGTTATGTCAAGAGAAACTATCCCCCTCACATCTTATCAAACCTTCCCCAAACCCTAACCCATCGCTCCCACTAAATAACCCTTTCATCCCTCTCAACACTTTAAAGAATTTTAAATTATGTCGCAGGCCTATTTAGGAGAGTCTCAATCACTTCATGTTGTctttagaaaaaagaagaaaattgagtCTATTAAACCCCATGTCTTATCACAATTTTTTAATGGATTCCCTACTAACTCTTCTCAAATGATGTTTCCTTATGATTAAAAGGATTATCGTTAAACTTTATTTAGTCTGATTTATTCTTATAACTTGAACTTTATTATACTCTTTGAAATACATGCTCAAAAGTCTCATTCTAAATCCTTCATTCAGTGTATGGGGCAATAATAACATTAGTATGTAGTAGCTTCAGGGAGATCAAGCAGAATCCTAGTTCTTTGGAAGCAAGATAAATGTAAGACTACCATCATCAATAAGAATTCTTAAAATTTAAGcctaattatataatattaaggTAATTCTCCATTGCTCTTATTTGCTATTTATGCTAGTGATCTCACC belongs to Musa acuminata AAA Group cultivar baxijiao chromosome BXJ1-11, Cavendish_Baxijiao_AAA, whole genome shotgun sequence and includes:
- the LOC103971162 gene encoding pentatricopeptide repeat-containing protein At3g26630, chloroplastic-like, whose translation is MLLCLACNLDPFAHRNSHSGRAPADGALALEPREALRVLSRSASTTLGHVKLTHARILRSGLSHDPALLPSLLRLYSSHCRLDLAARLLAIFPDPPTIAWNLMIRAHAGAGAPLDAVLVYNRMLSRGLRPDKFTFPFVVKACSMLLEVSKGKEVHAFAIKSGFWPDTFLQNALIHLYFCCGDPVSGRKVFDEMPVKSVVSWTALLSGLVACGEVEAARTVFDNMPIRNVVTWTAMIDGYARNGRPDEAFRLFRRMQDDDVMPNEFTVVALLIACAELGSLSVGRWVHEFAQRNGGLDKGVYVGTALIDMYSKCGSLEDAVRVFDHMPVKSVATWNSMITSFGVHGRGKEAVALFMEMEKAKVLPDGITFVGVLSACVRECMVEEACRFFGSMVERYGIGPCREHYDCLVELLNRADDSDEATKMVDNSLLKLGVAARQMLKKLCQTNADMRLQKVVHPHGFENLQKP